One Pecten maximus chromosome 7, xPecMax1.1, whole genome shotgun sequence genomic window carries:
- the LOC117331697 gene encoding acylamino-acid-releasing enzyme-like, with product MGHRVNKIVDVYRQLSRFPEPVSAWISNLSNKTKIILNTQWSQSDLERKEKVKFSRDYLLSGQPGNINLDFRSPNREISNELWNEESPSGSQRAVVKKVTKKDEDKYFIEIWEGTHKSQCIDVLAQSKHGKIYENDDQFGSFVWSYSEKSLLYIAEKKLPKSVSYFEREKKDQNKEEEISQGSEHFYKEDWGEQLTSKHLSVICVLDLESGDIQVLSDVPDHLFLGQACWAPSDSGVLFVGWDINPYRAGLIYCPIRKSSVYYLDFKSSVLKTVSEDGRSCRSIRVSPDQSKLVYLDNDIGGPHMQGSRLMMYDWGTGDLNVVSDTVAAPAADEFPGLCLLGLPKRCWSEDSSRLVTSSVWRSSVVGLVFNVKEKRMARITPGNKSYGVMDVNQDKIVFCCSAPNQPHYMAVADLPSWGSEAELTPIDGQPTPLTDSKYEVLTFIPTDDRIHQKFGKMDYEAILMMPKAEKEKPPLIVFPHGGPHTLFPTSYFRYAAGFSACGFAVLMVNYRGSFGFGENNLRSLPGLIGDQDVKDVHAAAEIVVQSGRVDGSKVAVFGGSHGGFLTTHLIGQYPDFYKVGSCRNPVTNLTNMIGVTDIPDWVMVECGLPFDHTIIPDGEQLSQMFVRSPIAHVDQVKAPLQIMLGLDDRRVPPKQGEQFYRALRSRNVPARLVTYEGNSHPIITAEADADAFVNIVSWFDTHLGLQFT from the exons GTAAACAAGATTGTGGATGTGTATCGGCAGCTCAGCAGATTTCCTGAGCCTGTGTCTGCCTGGATCTCTAATCTTTccaataaaaccaaaataatACTCAACACCCAGTGGTCACAGTCTGACCTTGAAAGGAAAGAGAAAGTTAAATTCTCTCGAGATTATCTTTTGAGTGGACAACCTGGCAACATCAATTTGGACTTCAGATCCCCAAATAGAGAAATATCAAACGA ACTGTGGAATGAAGAGTCTCCATCAGGTTCTCAGAGAGCAGTAGTTAAAAAGGTCACAAAGAAAGATGAGGATAAGTACTTCATAGAG ATTTGGGAAGGAACACATAAGAGCCAATGTATTGATGTTCTTGCACAGTCTAAGCATGGAAAGATCTATGAAAATGATG ACCAGTTTGGAAGTTTTGTGTGGTCGTACTCTGAGAAAAGCCTGCTTTACATTGCCGAGAAGAAGCTGCCTAAATCTGTATCTTACTTTGAGCGTGAGAAAAAAGACCAAAACAAAGAGGAAGAAATTTCACAG GGCTCAGAACATTTTTACAAGGAGGACTGGGGAGAACAGCTGACAAGTAAACACCTCAGTGTAATCTGTGTCCTGGACCTCGAGTCTGGAGATATCCAAGTTCTGTCGGATGTTCCTGATCACCTCTTCCTTGGACAG GCTTGCTGGGCACCCTCAGACTCGGGTGTGCTGTTTGTTGGCTGGGACATCAACCCATACAGGGCTGGCCTTATTTATTGTCCAATAAGAAA ATCTAGCGTTTACTATCTGGATTTCAAGTCATCTGTATTAA AAACGGTCAGTGAGGATGGTCGTAGCTGTAGAAGTATAAGGGTCAGTCCTGACCAATCCAAACTGGTCTACCTGGATAACGACATTGGTGGACCTCACATGCAGGGCAGTCGTTTaatgatg TATGACTGGGGTACTGGAGACCTGAATGTGGTGTCTGATACAGTGGCTGCACCAGCAG CTGATGAATTTCCTGGATTATGCCTACTGGGATTGCCAAAGCGTTGCTGGAGTGAAGACAGCAGTAGACTAGTGACCAGCTCTGTGTGGAGGAGTAGTGTG GTCGGTCTGGTATTTAATGTAAAAGAGAAAAGGATGGCAAGAATCACCCCAG GAAACAAGTCTTATGGAGTGATGGATGTAAATCAAGATAAGATTGTGTTCTGTTGCTCCGCTCCAAATCAGCCTCATTATATG GCTGTGGCTGATCTGCCTTCCTGGGGATCTGAGGCAGAATTAACACCGATAGACGGACAACCTACACCATTGACCGATTCTAAATACGAGGTGCTGACgtttattcctacagatgaccGCATACATCAGAAGTTTG GTAAAATGGACTATGAAGCTATCCTGATGATGCCTAAAGCTGAAAAAGAAAAACCGCCTTTGATTGTTTTTCCTCATG GTGGACCTCACACCCTCTTCCCTACCTCTTACTTTCGTTATGCTGCTGGATTTTCTGCTTGTGGCTTTGCTGTTCTAATGG TCAATTACAGAGGATCTTTTGGATTTGGGGAGAACAACTTGCGATCCCTTCCAGGTCTGATAGGAGACCAAGATGTAaaagatgtacat GCAGCTGCGGAGATTGTGGTCCAGAGTGGTCGAGTGGATGGCAGCAAAGTGGCTGTTTTTGGTGGATCTCATGGTGGCTTTCTCACAACtcatctgattggtcaatatccG GATTTTTATAAAGTTGGTTCCTGTAGAAATCCTGTAACAAATTTAACAA acATGATTGGTGTGACTGATATTCCTGACTG GGTGATGGTGGAATGTGGTCTGCCATTTGATCACACAATCATACCTGATGGAGAACAGCTATCTCAGATGTTTGTCAGGTCACCAATTGCTCATGTTGATCAG GTGAAGGCACCGTTACAAATTATGCTAGGTCTAGATGACCGAAGAGTTCCGCCAAAACAAGGGGAACAATTCTACAGAGCCCTGAGATCTAGGAATGTTCCTGCCAG GCTGGTGACATACGAGGGGAACAGTCATCCAATCATCACAGCTGAAGCTGACGCTGATGCATTTGTTAATATTGTTTCCTGGTTTGACACTCACCTTGGCCTACAGTTTACATAG